In Novipirellula galeiformis, one DNA window encodes the following:
- a CDS encoding flagellar hook-basal body protein: MPYGVYLSAAGANAQSHRLEVLSNNLANVQTPGYKPQQTILQARFAELIEQGEVSPGLGGADDIGGGVTIQRSQTQFDQGPMKNTGGETDFAINDDESFFVVQRGEERLLTRAGEFTFDHHGRMINPAGDQVIGSDGKHIQLDPTKPYHVAPEGRIQQGDTRYEIMLAKPKSQGDLTHLGGNLFKPLADFDLVPGNGRRVVAGQLEQSSVKPTMAMMELIETSRMYEANVQMIKNQDNVMGSLISRVLQS; the protein is encoded by the coding sequence GCGCGAATGCGCAAAGCCATCGATTAGAGGTGCTTAGTAACAACTTGGCGAATGTTCAAACGCCTGGGTACAAGCCGCAACAAACGATTTTACAGGCTCGCTTTGCCGAATTGATCGAACAAGGCGAGGTTTCGCCTGGCCTGGGTGGCGCCGACGATATCGGTGGCGGCGTGACGATCCAGCGATCGCAGACACAATTCGATCAAGGCCCGATGAAGAACACCGGCGGTGAAACGGACTTTGCAATCAACGATGACGAGTCGTTCTTTGTCGTTCAACGCGGTGAGGAGCGTTTACTGACGCGGGCGGGCGAATTCACCTTCGACCACCACGGACGCATGATCAATCCCGCGGGCGATCAAGTCATCGGTAGCGACGGAAAACACATTCAACTCGACCCCACGAAGCCCTATCACGTCGCACCCGAAGGACGAATTCAACAAGGCGATACTCGCTACGAAATCATGTTAGCGAAACCGAAAAGCCAAGGCGATTTAACTCACCTCGGCGGAAACCTCTTCAAACCACTGGCCGACTTTGATCTTGTTCCTGGCAACGGGCGGAGAGTAGTAGCGGGTCAGTTGGAGCAATCGTCCGTGAAACCGACGATGGCCATGATGGAGTTGATCGAGACCTCTCGGATGTACGAGGCGAACGTACAAATGATTAAAAACCAAGACAACGTGATGGGATCACTGATTAGTCGCGTCTTGCAATCGTAA